The window gcaaaagaaagagaagagaagctGCTGAAGAAACACATGTTTGTCACTGCTATAGATTAAGTAATTCATCTCCATCCATCAACACtacaggaacctctgtagtccaactagagaccgaggaggccaatggtgaccgttGTACAACCGTGGTGGGACCTTCACATGCACATTcccacactacgggcaattggaaacaccaattagcctaatctgcctgtctttggactgttggaggaaaccggagaacctggaggaaacccaccaaaaacacgaagagaacatgaaaactccatccACACAGGGATCAAACCCgggacctgaaggtgcaaggcgacagtgcttccCACTACGCCACTAATAACAGGAAATAAATCATCTTAGAGACAAACccaaacattacattttactCACAGGAAGCCTGTCCAGCCAACCtagagcacaaggcagggtacaactCTGGACGGGGTGTCACATGTGATTAatctatatattatatgttaCTGGATTTATTTCCAAGCTCTCAATCCGCTTTCAGTTTCTTCCCCTGACTCTTCCTCCTAAGAACACTCCACAGATAATCTTTATTCCGGCATGATGCAGAGAATAAATGTGTGGTACCAATTAAAACAAGAACAGTGTGGACTATTTGGGGTCACTGACCAGACTGTGAACATCTGCActaaataaaactgcacaatctacattaattaaattaattggcTCATTATGATTATTGATTAAAtggcttttaaaagaaaaacaggtgTAGATCTCTGATGTtggtgtgtctatgtgtgtgtgtgtgtgtgtgtgtgaatgcatgaaTATCTCCATCCTTCATCAGGTAGATTCACCTCTGGAAAGGCAGTGGATTCTGGAAATGGCAGGGATCCAATCAGTGAGGCTTGCTCTGCTTgtacagggttgccagattgatgAAATCCCTCACATCTCTCTTTGGAGGGGAATAGAGGTTAGGGATATGGTCTGGCAgccatactgtatttaatacaGCACTAAATCCATGCCAACTACACTTTCACTATACCATATTGACCTCTTCTACCTTTTTCAAAGGTCCAAAATGGCACCCCGGTGGAGCTGGGACTTGAACCACCAATCTTGTGATCAGTAATTCAGTGCTATATAttccctctgagccaccactgcccctaaaCTTATTTAAATCCTAGCTCCAGATTCCCCAGGAAGGATCAAACACAcaaccttcagattatgagacttaTGTGCTACCTTGGTCTCTTTGCCTGCTATGGTGAGCTAGGTGTtcttgtgcctttttttttttttttgtcgccAGCATTGACAGCATGATCCTGACCCCAGTTCACTAGTGTAAAAACTGTCTCAAGCTGAAAACTGTCTTAAACCCTTCACCTATATTTCCCAGTGATGAAACAGTACAATAGTTAAATGTACCACCCACAATGGAAAGCAAAgtacataaaatacagtaagtccccaacataTGAACGAGTTTCATTCCGAGAgctcgttcgtaagtccaatttgttcaaACATTGTCCTGGTACTAGGatacaaacacaataataaGCTATACACAGtaacatgttccatgatcttgtccttgttctATAGGACATTGTTATCGCTTGGCGCTTCTTGGCTACTTTTTCACGATTGCTTCCGGACATCCCGAGACTCACGTTGCACGCCTGTGACAATGGATGCCGGGCATGTGATCTAATTCCCCAATTGACTATGGGCGAACTAATATCCTTGAAGGTTCGTAAGGTAAGTTATGAACTAAAATAAGGTAAAAgtgtgtggcatggtggcttagggGTGAGCACTGCcatggcatggtggcttagtgctaTCTAGTGTCGcctcgattcctgcctcggggaggtctgtatgcatggcaggtttcctccgggtactccggtttccttccacagtccatgtgttaatgagcatgtgtgtgtgtgcgtgccctgcgatggattggcaccccatccagggtgtatctaCCTGTAAGTCTCCTcggttaggctccaggcccgaccgcgaccctgtatacaggataaagagtgCTGAGGTGGAGGGTTTTTATGTTTAGTAggaaatatatttcttttacttataACATATAAAAAGTGCAGCTCTTATTCACAGGAGTGTGTGCGGCTAGCAGTTTAGGCTGCGCAttaaatctggcaaccctgcgAGTCCCGCGCCAAACCgcatccaccccccccccccccctccctctccctccctccgtCGCTCCCACCTCTTTCTCCCAGGGGGGCTGTAATGCGCATCTGCCCCTTTAAGAGGTCGCGGTTGTCCAGTGCAgcggggattttttttttttctcggttCCTTTTTCTCCGCGGCCCCGGAGCGCGATGAGGAGCAGCGCCGAGGCGAAGCCATGCGCGCCGGGACCGCCTGCCTGCTGCGACTCACCGCGCTCTGCATCATCCTGCTCTCACACGCAGCAGCGGCTTACTTCGGGTCAGACACCTTCTTTATTTatgcttcttttttctttacttttatttatttttctttaaaaaaaaaaaagatctagtGTTTATTCTGGGGCTGTTTGGGGGGGAAGTTTTTGGGTAAAGTTCAGTTTGGTTTAAAGGTTAATAATTTGAAATATAATTATTAGTTATTCTATCCGATATAATTTTCAGCAGGGATGTTTAATATCATCCAGGATGTTGTCTGGGTTTGGGTGCAGGCTTTCAGTCCAAACCAGGCAGCAGCCACACCTGATAAGTCTATTGAAAGCCAAGAAGGACTAATTAAACAGGTGCCTGATTGGAGTGAAAGtccgcactcacacacacacacacacacacacacacatggatgaGATTTGTAACCCCTGGTGTATaagtttcagtttttttgcactgttttaGAAGCAGGAGTCATGATGGTGCTGTTGTGCGCAATTACGCACGACTTTGCGTCTGGAACAAaacatctgtctatctgtctactGAAATCCTTTAAATcctcagaggaaaaaaaaaacacagcttctgcttattattattattattattattattattattatcttgtaaataaacagcaacaacaaGATACAAAAATACTGTTAAGATTTTACATGACATAAATCATTAATAACATGATTAGTTCCTGTAATTTGtacaggattattattattaataaggattacaggataataataataataataataataaaaatgtgatgattattagtagtagtggtagtattaACAGCACTCTGAGTTACCTCCCCTCATCTATCCATAATCTTTTTGTATAAACTTTTAAACTGTCCGGAAAGACACTTTAAACCAAATATCCAAATGACCTACCCATGCTTATCTACACAACCCTTGAACCACAAAtagtgtaaaaaagaaaaaagaattgaCTTGCTATCATTATTCCAACTTGAAATGTCATTATGGTGTATTTgccgtactgtatatgagttCTTAGTTCAGTTCTTAGATAAGCTTTGAACTTACACAAGATTAGACACTATATAGCAACGTAGTGTTTTGACATCGTCGAAATGTGCACTAACACCCAGGAGCACTTACTATAGCTTTAGTGTGTATTCAAATGCACGTATTCAAATGCAAGTTGCATTGAAAGACAAACCTGTAGGTAAAGCATGCAAATAGTTTACAGACGGCAGCCTATTGGTCTCGGTGAATGTCAAAATGTAGGCTTGTTAAATACAAGCcgattatttttgtaaataaagtcgaaaggtaataaacatatttaatttaaatcatgaTTGTGTAAAAAGTCCAGTGGACGATGTGTCCTCGCATTCACGGATACTGATtagagtttgtgtttgtttgtttttttctagcCTTACAGGTCAGGAGCCCTTGGCTTTTCTGTCGAGTCCGTACAGCAGTGAGGCCCCAGGTGGAAAAGCGCACGTGAAGCAGTGCGAGCAGATGACTCTGACTCGGCGCCAGAAGCGTGCCTGCCGCCGGGAACCGGGCCTGGCGGAAACGCTGAGGGAGTCGGTGCGCCTCAGCCTTATGGAGTGCCGCTACCAGTTCCGGAATGAGCGCTGGAACTGCAGCATGGACGGCCGGGGGAGCCTCCTGAAGCGAGGTAGGGCTGCTGGAGCACTGACTGTATAGGGGAAGTCGAAACTGAATCAGGTGTCGATTCCTCTCACTCTCACCAAACCCTGACTGCGGGGTTTATAACCTGAACGATCAGATTTGTTTCTTTGGATGCCAGTCAAGGGTGCATCGTTTGTAGTATTTACATCATCTATAAGTATGTATCCATTACCTGGGAAAGTGAACCTGTTCATTTAATCAGCTTTTAGAGTCAAGCTTTAAAAGTAGCCCTGATAGGTTTGGGCATGCTTACGTACAGTATTCAAGggttttttctttactttaaagtattttcttcatcaaaactatgaaaaagtGTTTAGTAGCTGTGGACCTTCTGTATTGATGACATCCACCTCATAAGTGTTCCTCATATGGGAATGTCATCATTGGACTACAAAGCAAGATATGATACCCTCGGTGATACCACAACAACAAGAgacaaaaatacagtttttatacTGTTAAATTAAGGTTTATAAATGACATAAATCATTATTAACGTCTCTTTATGCATTATTGATATTGTCGACATACTGTAGGCTGCTTTTAAAAGATGAAAGGCTTTTTCagatgtatatttatataaagcatGCAGAGTTGTTCCCAAGTTGACTTGTTATCTTTTTCACATCGTGTGTAACATCTCGTAAGATCAACCACCGAGTGAAGCCTTCATGTCTTTTGTTACAGCGGCGGTGTGAAATCTGTGAAGCTGTTCTGAGgctacacacctacacactacACTGCTTTCATCAAGTGTTCGTTTGTGTCTCGTATAAACACTGGTGTGAACCCAACAATGGATACTTTGATGTGGGTTTGGACTTTTACCGCAGCTGAGTTTCAGTGTGGGCCAAAGCAACAATGCAGAACATCTCTCTAGATCATAATGCTGTCGCCTATAACACAATATCCTGTACTGTTACGTTGTGTTAAGAGCTATGCAATATTTTACGTCACTGTTGCTCAATTCCACCCCACAGTTGGACAACCTGAATATAGGGGACACAAATATCGGATGTTTCTAACCTATCTAACCTAGGgattagttttaattaatttgtttgtttgtttgtttgtttgtttgtacaaataatGTCTTTAGTGTTGTTTTTGTGCTTTACATCCATTTTCCTATTATCTAAAATTGTTTactatagtttaaaaaaaaaaatttccatttCCTGAACAGTCTACTTGCTGCGAAGACATAGTCCAGTTCAGGGACTCAGACCTCTAACACACTCAACAGCTGCTTGAACTCTGGGCGGCCTCAAAATCCTGATGTTTCTAGGGGGAATATCTTTAaagcattaacatttttaaaagctggCTATTTCAAGGAGGATGTGTATATGTCTGTGTAAAAAGCTGGTCACCGGAATGGGAACGTGAGATCCATCCGCAGGTCTGCATGGTAATTACGGGCTCTAGGGGAAATGTGGCAGGGCCTTTTGCGAGGGCTGTTTGGCTATTTTTAACTACAGCATGAGCACTCGGGTTCCGTGAGGAAAAGGGCGGCGGACTTTCATCTGaggaaagagggaaaaaaaaaatgtagtcaaaatagcaattaattgaatcaaaatgCAGCCGTAACGCCAGCTGTGGGTAAAACCAAATGACTCGGTTAAAAAGGCGTACTGTAGACTTATATTTcacaagatagatagatagatagatagatagatagatagatagatagatagatagatagatattatgACATACtctggagaaaaacaaaaaagatataGTGAAGTTTCCTAATACTTGTCCAACTCTTTCCACAGCTTTCAAGGAGACGGCGTTTCTCCTGGCGGTGTCCTCAGCAGCTCTGTCACACACTCTGGCCAAAGCGTGCAGTTCGGGCCGTATGGAGCGCTGCACATGTGACGACACGCCGGGTCTTCAACAGCGCGAAGCCTGGCAGTGGGGAGTGTGCGGAGACAACCTGAAGTACAGCACCAGGTTCCTCAAGAAGTTTCTGGGCCAGAAACGGGTCAGCAAGGATCTGCGGGCTCAGGTCGATGCTCATAATATAAACGCCGGCATCCGGGTGAGTGATACCGATGCCTATGCAGGTTTTCTACATCTAATATAGTTCAGTTCTTGAATCAGGTCGGTCAGAAGGTCACTCTGACCGTCGTGCAAGCTCAAATGGAAATGATAAGTTCATGcttgtttattgtttgtttttatttgatgtCAATTATCAAAGAAAaccataatatttaatatgatgAAAGGCATCAGGAGGAGCAGGAGTATTCAGGACAAATCATTTCTGATCTCTAATTAacatgacatgttttttttcttattaatgtttttcaaaaaaagagAGGGGGCTAGTTTCAAGAACATTCCATAACGTTAAATTTAACCACAAACGGTTAAAAGCATCATGCTCCCAAGAGGGTTGAGCTTCCGCATCGTTCCTGGATAAAGAATTTCCAGTACAATTATGTGATTTCTAGCTGACTTAATCAGCGAACTGCACTGGACTCTTGGTATTTAAAGTTAGCATAAGGTCCAGCCATCTCTCTAGGatagaacctctgtagtccagctaGGGATGGACTAAATGGGgacatttattcccatttgtactgGAACGTGgtagtcaacattcacacagaatgtggaaacgccaattagtctaatctgcatgtctttggactgtgggacaaACCAGGGAGAACCCtaaggaaacccgccaagcatggggggaacatgcaaactccatgcacacagaccccgaggtgggaatagAACCCGGGACCGGgacgtgcaaggcgacagtgctgaccactgaGCCGCTGTGCCGCCTAACATAAGGTCCCATGACACGTAAGCTTATGGCTGTCACAATTTAATTCCTCTTTCTCGCAACCTTTATCTAAGAACTTCTAAAAATCTTCTCTCCAGCTTTCCCTCTCTCAAAAAAACTAACTCTTTTTCTTGATTGGGGGGGATGTGACCCTCCTTGACAGGCGCCCGAAGCTCACATTTTTGGCCTGAGGTGAGGCagatagaaagatagacagacagtCACGGTTTGGCCCTCTAGAGCCAGGTGTTGTTTCTCGCGCCCAGGCTTGCTGTGGGGGATTTCTGAAAATTAGAGGGTTTCCATCTAGATAAGTATACTCAGAAGAAGTCTGTTTAATATACGAGCATGCCATACGTTTACTACATGGCCACACCAAAGATGTCCATAAACTCCTATAGAGTAGGTCGGAATATAAGCAGCCCGAGGTGGTGAGAAGGAAAAGAGTGACACCATAAGCGAAGATAACCGTTATCAATCTCAAGTTAACTAACACTCAGAGCCAAAAACCAACTGCTCGTCTAAATGCTTGCTGTCCTCCCCTCCCTTTTCTGTCTATCAGTCGATCTCGCTGGATCTCGatagcgagagagagtgtgtaaggGGAAAGAGGAGGAAAACATGGCCCTGGGGGGAATTTCATACCTGTGCTGGGTGGAATAACGTGTGTAGACCCCCCTCTCTTCTCAGATTGCCCCTGGGTCTCAGTCTCACCCCGTGACCCACTAATGAAATGACCTCTTCCTGCCCTCTTGTCACATTCTTTAATGGCTCTGTGGTAAAATTCTTGACCATATACGTTCAGGATATTGGTGATTTAACTCATCATCCGATGTGAGAAGAGGTTGTTCTTGAAAATTTTAACTGATGATAAATAGACACCATGCCGGTGCGGATTCAGACCAAGAGGGATCCATGATCTCTACCACATGCCATACTTCTTGCTTAGCAATCCCAAAGGCATCTCAGAATACACGTACACAAACCTTAGAACCCCCTTCGGCGAAATAGTTCTGTCCCATTAGAAGCCGAGATAAGATCTCCACTAATGAATCAGCCTCTTCTAGCTGTCAGCAGCCTTTTCTGTATTTCCTCATATCACTTAAACACTCATTTACACTCTGGGTTTCTTTCAGGCTGTAAAGAATGGGCTGGTGACGACCTGCAAGTGTCATGGCGTCTCCGGCTCGTGTGCGGTGCGCACGTGCTGGAAGCAGCTCTCTCCGTTTTACGTGACCGGCCAGCTGTTGAAGTATCGCTACGACACGGCTGTGCGCGTCCTCAGCGTCACCAACGCAGCCACCGGGGACACCGAGCTGGCCGGGCCGGCACGCCGAGGTGACACGGCTCCTCGGCCACACCCCTCCGAGCTGGTGTTTCTAGAAGAGTCGCCCAGCTTCTGCCGCCCGTCTCTGTACTCGGCCGGGACGGCCGGACGCACCTGCACCAAGGACACGAGCTGCAGCAGCCTTTGCTGCGGACGTGGCTACAACACAGCGTTGCACCTCGTCACAATGTCCTGCAACTGCCAGGTGCGCTGGTGCTGCCACGTCGAGTGCCAGACCTGTGTCCGTGAAGAGGAGGTATACACGTGCAAGAAGCACAGAGAGAAATAGAAACGggaataaagagaaagaaatggcTCTAATGGCCTCCCAGACAAGTGTGGGCAAAGTTGGACAGGATTCCCCCCCAAGGGACGGCTGTCCGAAATAAGAGTTGTGCTCCTGCTGAAATGGAAGAGAAAGGAACGTTGTGGGAATTCCAGGATTCTCACCCCCCGAGGTTGCTTCAAGCAAGAACAGAGCCACTGATAAAGGTCTTAACAGGACTGATCTCTTCCTCTCTGAATGcactgaatttattattatattattattatttttcttaatcAATTTTTACGAACTCAGCTTAGAGGTTCTGTGATGGATCTGCTGAACTTTACGAGACCGTCGATCCATCCAGACTTAAACCTATACcagtctgtctgcctgtctgccttCCTGCCTGCGTTAAACTGCgttaaagaaaaagtaagaaaaaggcAAATATTCTGCTGATATTATGAAGCACTTATATTTGTCATGTGATTATCGCGCAAGTCTTAAGTTTGGTTCGAATGAAGCAAATGTATCTGAATGTTAATTGAAACCGACATAACACAGTAAGTCATCAGAAATCCTGGAAGCTCCAACGCTGATCGAATGAtgcaacttattattattattattattattattattattattattgtcctgGATCATATTCTTACATTACCAAAAAAGAAATCGAGCATTTGAGACCGTCTATAATTATACCTTAATTTTGTTCCTAAGTGTTCTGAATTCCTTGAATACGCAACAAGAGAGAACTCCAGTacattaaaagtgtgtgtggtcAAGATTTCCAACAGCTGCTTGAAATTTGTCAAACATCTGCACACTTATTGTAGTGTCTTTATACTGCACTTCGGCATCAAGGACAAATGAGCACCTCGTTTCCAGAACAAAGATCACCCCCATCGCGTTGCCTTCATAAAGCGGCATCTGAGGCGCTTTCATGTCTGCCAAGTCTTTGAAAAGACTCATTCCACCCCCTTGTTATTTTCTCTATTACTAATCAGAGGAAAATAGCAGCTCTTAATCTCTCGAAGCCCTGCGTTTCTGTCGGTCTAAAGAAAAGGTCACACACACGGACCACACAGCACGCCTTCTTCGCCTCacagttttgttgttttatgttaaaaatatgtGATAAATCTACAGATATTATGCAAATCTATAGCTGAAGTGGTTCTGCATGAGACCGGACGTTCACTAAGCCCTCGTGTCTTATTTATCAtgaatatagacattttaaagaCGTTTTATGTGGCTAAATATTATCAAACCTACTTGGgcaaatgtgtgtgcgtgtgtacatGCACatgagtcagccaaaaaaatatacacaggtatacacacttcaggaaataaaaaattatgtatatgatgtatattatacttATATGATATTAACAGTAtcatcatattattatcatatatttcaatatataaCTTACTATTCTACATTATACAAGTAtcgtgtatatatatttttttggctgactctgtgtatatatatatatatatatatatatatatatatatatatatatatattgtgtgtgtgtgtgtgtgcatgcatatatACAGCCTGATTCACTTGAAAGAGGCCCCAAATCTTCTGTAATAACTCTTGCTACGATGAAGCAATCTGAACCAAGAAAAATACACTACATACCTTGACCTATGTGTAATCGATTGCCATGCACACAATGCTGGAAGTCATCTCCGTCTTTCTGCCAGACACATTCCAACATGACACACCATCTTCCTGAGGGTACCAGAACCAGTGACAGTATCTGACTCTTTTTTTCCTTGACATCACATTGGCTACGGTGCCCAACCTATTGGTCCGACTCATGGGCATCCCAGCATGTTCGAAGCTCCATATACTGAGGAGCACACTGTATGTTGTTCTGATTCGATTGCTTCGTCCTAGCGAGAGTTATTACAGGATATCCAGGGCCTCTTTCAAGTGAATcaccctgtatatataatttcag of the Clarias gariepinus isolate MV-2021 ecotype Netherlands chromosome 16, CGAR_prim_01v2, whole genome shotgun sequence genome contains:
- the wnt9b gene encoding protein Wnt-9b; its protein translation is MRAGTACLLRLTALCIILLSHAAAAYFGLTGQEPLAFLSSPYSSEAPGGKAHVKQCEQMTLTRRQKRACRREPGLAETLRESVRLSLMECRYQFRNERWNCSMDGRGSLLKRAFKETAFLLAVSSAALSHTLAKACSSGRMERCTCDDTPGLQQREAWQWGVCGDNLKYSTRFLKKFLGQKRVSKDLRAQVDAHNINAGIRAVKNGLVTTCKCHGVSGSCAVRTCWKQLSPFYVTGQLLKYRYDTAVRVLSVTNAATGDTELAGPARRGDTAPRPHPSELVFLEESPSFCRPSLYSAGTAGRTCTKDTSCSSLCCGRGYNTALHLVTMSCNCQVRWCCHVECQTCVREEEVYTCKKHREK